A single Streptomyces sp. Edi2 DNA region contains:
- a CDS encoding class I SAM-dependent methyltransferase, whose amino-acid sequence MPREWDAKTYDALPLPHQQWGKRTLGRLRLKGGETVLDAGCGTGRDTAALLDLVPDGRVIGVDGSRRMLDQLRTKLADRSDRVEVVQADLTKPLPVSGQVDAITSVATFHWITDHAALFTNLARHLRPGGQFVAECGGQGNVARINAAVDEVLGKKSDETDDQDRVWYFAGVEETTERLKDAGFTGIEVNLLPDPARLEPGEQLWSYLATVVLGSHLDKLPESDHDHFVREVAARLPEPVVDYVRLNITARRA is encoded by the coding sequence GTGCCTCGTGAATGGGACGCCAAGACATACGACGCGCTTCCCCTGCCGCACCAGCAGTGGGGCAAGCGCACCCTGGGCCGGCTGCGTCTGAAGGGTGGCGAAACCGTCCTGGACGCCGGCTGCGGCACGGGCCGCGACACGGCCGCGTTGCTCGACCTGGTGCCGGACGGCCGGGTGATCGGCGTCGACGGCTCCCGTCGCATGCTCGACCAGCTGCGCACCAAGCTGGCCGACCGGTCCGACCGGGTCGAGGTCGTCCAGGCCGACCTGACCAAGCCCCTGCCGGTATCCGGCCAGGTCGACGCCATCACCAGCGTGGCCACCTTCCACTGGATCACCGATCACGCGGCGCTCTTCACCAACCTGGCCCGGCACCTGCGACCGGGCGGCCAGTTCGTTGCCGAGTGCGGCGGCCAGGGCAATGTCGCGCGGATCAACGCAGCCGTGGATGAGGTACTGGGCAAGAAGTCGGACGAGACCGATGACCAGGACCGGGTCTGGTACTTCGCAGGTGTCGAGGAGACCACCGAGCGCCTGAAGGACGCCGGGTTCACCGGCATCGAGGTCAATCTGCTGCCCGACCCGGCCCGGCTGGAGCCCGGCGAGCAGCTGTGGAGCTACCTGGCGACCGTGGTCCTCGGCTCCCACCTCGACAAGCTCCCCGAGTCCGACCACGATCACTTCGTCCGCGAGGTCGCCGCCCGCCTCCCCGAGCCGGTCGTCGACTACGTACGGCTCAACATCACCGCCCGCCGGGCCTGA